A single Numenius arquata chromosome 1, bNumArq3.hap1.1, whole genome shotgun sequence DNA region contains:
- the CD2 gene encoding T-cell surface antigen CD2 has translation MNFRRIFLVECLLLLFPSVKCSVTNWIYMAVNETALLNITAGGSVYEVAWVRDRTKLLQIKDRTVKYYANKEQCRCKVFPNGTLQIQQVVKEDSGKYTVTVYQQDGKLETEENTMFIVQEPVPQPIISSECRNKTISVKCEVKQKTKDDIFTIELTQDKVKKIQKNATKVEMHVRNSGMFRCVVKNQISEKMAEKVIKCSGQLDLYLILSIAGGAIFFVIFVILLIYCIRKKKAERLEDDEEERMIRARQLDSEMVVRELPQTPCNPTPKQLRVQQRPLPQPQVQQQALPPRPRPRTQQRTPNHPRERP, from the exons ATGAACTTTAGGAGGATTTTCCTAGTCGAGtgcttgctgcttttatttcccagtgtaaaat GCTCTGTCACCAACTGGATTTACATGGCTGTGAATGAGACGGCTCTTCTCAACATCACTGCTGGTGGGAGTGTATACGAGGTAGCGTGGGTGAGAGACAGAACGAAGTTGCTTCAGATAAAAGACAGGACAGTTAAGTACTATGCGAACAAGGAGCAGTGCAGGTGTAAGGTATTTCCAAATGGGACTCTGCAAATACAGCAGGTAGTAAAAGAGGACAGTGGAAAGTACACGGTGACTGTTTATCAGCAGGATGGAAAATTggagacagaagaaaatacaatgtTCATCGTTCAGG agcCTGTCCCTCAGCCAATCATCAGTTCTGAATGCAGGAATAAAACTATATCTGTCAAGTGCGAAGTGAAGCAGAAGACTAAAGACGATATATTTACAATAGAACTGACTCAagataaagttaaaaaaatccaaaagaatgCAACAAAGGTGGAAATGCACGTGCGGAATTCTGGGATGTTCAGATGTGTCGTTAAGAACCAAATCAGTGAAAAAATGGCTGAAAAAGTAATTAAGTGCTCAG GCCAGCTGGACCTTTATCTCATCTTAAGCATAGCAGGAGGTGCAATCTTCTTTGTCATCTTCGTGATTTTGCTTATTTATTGtatcaggaagaagaaagcagaaaggcttGAAGATGATG AAGAGGAGCGAATGATACGGGCTCGCCAGCTGGACAGTGAAATGGTGGTGCGGGAGCTCCCTCAGACGCCGTGCAATCCCACCCCGAAGCAGCTGCGAGTGCAGCAGCGGCCGCTGCCGCAGCCCCAGGTCCAGCAGCAAGCACTGCCCCCACGGCCCAGGCCCCGCACTCAGCAGCGGACTCCAAACCACCCCAGAGAAAGACCTTGA